One window of Vespa velutina chromosome 2, iVesVel2.1, whole genome shotgun sequence genomic DNA carries:
- the LOC124947124 gene encoding zinc finger protein 330 homolog, whose product MECDKCNKKQKSRAFCYFCQHVQRLPMCAHCGKVKCMLKTGDCVIRHPGIFTTGLGMVGAICDHCEAWVCHGRRCLTTHACTCPLMDAICQECERGVWDHGGRIFRCSFCNCFLCEDDQFEHQASCQVLEAESFKCQSCNRLGQYSCLRCKTCYCEDHVRRKGFKYEKNKPIPCPKCGYETSQTKDLSMSTRSHKFGRQTQAGPYDSDEENSYNDYGTNDAECYGGSEYYIANDDEEDEDENENDDDEEEEQEDESSSEDEVKDSDKLRKEI is encoded by the exons atg GAATGTGATAAGTGcaataaaaaacagaaaagtcgtgctttttgttatttttgtcaACATGTGCAACGCTTACCAATGTGTGCACATTGTGGCAAAGTAAAATGTATGTTAAAAACGGGAGATTGTGTTATAAGACATCCTGGTATATTCACTACAGGTCTGGGGATGGTA GGAGCTATATGTGATCATTGTGAAGCTTGGGTTTGTCATGGGAGACGTTGTTTAACTACTCATGCATGTACTTGTCCATTAATGGATGCTATTTGTCAAGAATGTGAAAGAGGAGTATGGGATCATGGTGGAAGAATATTCCGCTGTTCTTTCTGTAATTGTTTCCTTTGTGAAGATGATCAATTCGAACATCAAGCATCATGTCAAGTATTAGAAGCTGAAAGTTTCAAAt gCCAGTCTTGTAATCGTTTAGGACAGTATTCATGTCTCAGATGTAAAACATGTTATTGCGAAGATCATGTGCGTAGAAAAggatttaaatatgaaaagaataaaccTATACCTTGTCCCAAATGTGGATATGAAACATCGCAAACTAAGGACCTTAGTATGTCTA caaGAAGTCATAAATTTGGTAGACAAACTCAGGCTGGACCATATGATTCCGACGAAGAAAATAGTTATAATGATTATG gtACTAATGATGCTGAATGTTATGGTGGTTCAGAATATTATATTGctaatgatgatgaagaagatgaagatgaaaatgaaaacgatgatgatgaagaagaggaacaaGAAGATGAATCTTCAAGTGAGGATGAAGTAAAGGATAGTGATAAATtgaggaaagaaatataa
- the LOC124946995 gene encoding piggyBac transposable element-derived protein 4-like, with the protein MIAPMYFDHLDDSDSSIEMRHTRKRVMIISSSDESEVDQCGSFINEDYMWKAENYRPIIHDFSSVDGATVNTQNLSRREVFELFFNKELVTKIITETNKYSATDADFIPLTDDELKVFVALNILMSLVSKPTIQSYWTTDKSIETPYFKTIMCRNRFFSIAKNLHFSSNNNSNDALIKIREVSEIVKKTFIRMYVPNKNISIDESLMQCRSRLDHIQFIRTKRARFGIKFYKLCDSKSKYIHNFNMYVGKDKTNTASRNVVINLLKESRLLHKGYCLFIDNWYSSPTLYRKLYNMETNVCGTARMNRKEMPRELKLHQLQKGEAVVFSTRDMAAIKWKDKKDVVLLTTMHGLDFAETGKINRYSRQKTLKPTVVIDYNQYMDGVDVGDEMLSKFHTMRRCRKSYKKIFFYFIDMMLLNSYVLFKNNKKDRAFHVYKQKLAEEIIEKYLLYIKVSEASSINDSITRYTGRHFPIRIPATLAKGKRTSKRCIVCLSKSLRRETIYKCHICDVPLCIDHFKEFHEK; encoded by the exons ATGA TTGCCCCAATGTATTTTGACCATCTTGACGATTCGGATTCAAGTATAGAAATGAGACATACTCGAAAACGTGTCATGATCATTTCATCAAGTGATGAAAGCGAAGTTGATCAGTGCGGCAGTTTTATAAATGAAGATTATATGTGGAAAGCCGAAAATTATAGACCAATTATACATGATTTTTCAAGTGTGGATGGTGCAACTGTAAATACGCAAAATCTGTCGAGAAGGGAagtttttgaattattttttaacaaagaattagttacaaaaataattacagagacaaataaatataGCGCAACCGACGCAGATTTTATACCTCTTACAGACGATGAATTAAAAGTATTTGTTgctttaaacattttaatgagTTTAGTTTCTAAGCCCACTATTCAGAGTTACTGGACCACAGATAAAAGCATAGAAACACCATATTTTAAGACTATTATGTGCCGTAACCGATTTTTCTCTATTgctaaaaatttacatttttctagtaataataattctaatgacGCACTCATAAAAATTCGAGAAGTTTCtgaaatagtaaaaaagaCTTTTATTCGCATGTATGTACCGAATAAAAACATTTCGATTGATGAATCATTAATGCAATGTAGAAGCCGTTTAGatcatatacaatttattagaaCAAAACGAGCGAGATTTGGTATTAAGTTTTACAAACTGTGTGATtcgaaatcgaaatatatacacaattttaatatgtatgtaggaaaagataaaactaaTACTGCTAGCAGAAATGTTGTGATAAATTTGTTGAAAGAGAGTAGGTTATTGCATAAAGGATATTGTTTGTTTATTGACAATTGGTACAGTTCACCGACcttatatcgaaaattatataatatggaaACAAATGTATGTGGAACAGCGAGAATGAATAGGAAAGAAATGCCTCgagaattaaaattacacCAATTACAAAAGGGAGAAGCTGTTGTATTTTCTACAAGGGATATGGCGGCGATAAAatggaaggataaaaaagatgtCGTTTTACTAACAACTATGCATGGCTTAGATTTTGCAGAAACTGGGAAAATAAACCGATATAGCAGACAAAAAACTTTAAAACCAACAGTAGTAATAGATTACAATCAGTATATGGATGGAGTTGATGTTGGTGATGAAATGTTAAGTAAATTTCATACTATGCGAAGATGTAGAAAGTcctataagaaaatatttttttatttcatagatatgatgttattaaatagttacgtactttttaaaaacaataaaaaagatcgagcTTTCCatgtttataaacaaaaattagccgaagaaattattgaaaaatatttactatatataaaagtaagcGAGGCATCATCTATCAATGATTCAATAACGCGATATACTGGCAGGCATTTTCCTATACGGATACCTGCAACTttagcaaaaggaaaaagaacatcAAAGCGATGCATTGTATGCTTATCTAAGTCTTTGCGAAGAGAAACGATTTATAAATGCCATATTTGCGATGTACCATTATGTATTGATCACTTTAAGGAATTtcacgaaaaataa